Genomic window (Armatimonadota bacterium):
CGCGGTGCCTCACTCCAGCACCTGGGTGACCACCCCGGCCCCCACCGTCCGCCCCCCCTCCCGGATGGCGAACCGCAGCCCCTCCTCCAGCGCCACCGGCGTGATCAGCCCCACCTCCAGGTTCACGTTGTCCCCCGGCATCACCATCTCCACCCCGTCCGGCAGC
Coding sequences:
- the tuf gene encoding elongation factor Tu (EF-Tu; promotes GTP-dependent binding of aminoacyl-tRNA to the A-site of ribosomes during protein biosynthesis; when the tRNA anticodon matches the mRNA codon, GTP hydrolysis results; the inactive EF-Tu-GDP leaves the ribosome and release of GDP is promoted by elongation factor Ts; many prokaryotes have two copies of the gene encoding EF-Tu), with the translated sequence LPDGVEMVMPGDNVNLEVGLITPVALEEGLRFAIREGGRTVGAGVVTQVLE